A window of the Brassica napus cultivar Da-Ae chromosome C5, Da-Ae, whole genome shotgun sequence genome harbors these coding sequences:
- the LOC106446835 gene encoding autophagy-related protein 13b: protein MNRSSNSEGAKAEQIIFEFFAKTLHIILESRTPFMSSRNFSSIGEQMICSPSSSSSSSSSVRPRDKWFNLALRECPAALESFDIGRRSTLETLVVDVVLVARPFDQMNSQGGRELIWNFSGKEYHSDQDDCETKNEQIIERWVVQYDNRKVRERRSSSSNNNKLKVMYKKATLLLRSLFVMVRLLPAYKIFRELNSSGQIFKFKLVPKVPTIVEPFTRREEAEMHKFAFTPVDTICGRLCMSVLYRSLSDVSCSQHSAPVSPTFITDYVGSPLADPLKSFPSLPLSYGSPPLMSFQRRHSWSFDRYKASPPSVSCSPSPTRSDSQTLVTNPCSRCLPPHPCQDFSPPCSPSAHAQAFPRSITRTESAPVRIPAPSFESKQNVVVAPSSHLKLSRHASLKPVRNTAPVESGAALEKMHIYGREDFRRNSGVKLSSNSSPRISFSRSSSRSYQDGFDDTDFPCPFDVEYDEITDSSSSRPGSLDQRSDIHEPPPFESSGSYPKKSQDAAVGALVNMLKKAPPLRQDVSETSIPELCWKNNKNKPGGGQKIATASMTASGIALAAKTTADALEELRSYKEMKNVLLSESTKDLSSPFAVSES, encoded by the exons ATGAACAGGAGTAGCAACTCCGAAGGTGCCAAAGCAGAGCAGATCATATTCGAGTTCTTCGCTAAAACCCTCCACATCATCCTCGAATCAAGGACTCCTTTCATGTCTTCAAGAAACTTCAGTAGTATCGGCGAGCAGATGATCTGCTCACCTTCCTCATCTTCCTCGTCTTCCTCCAGCGTCAGGCCTCGTGACAAATGGTTCAACTTAGCTCTCAGGGAGTGTCCTGCAGCCTTGGAGAGCTTCGACATCGGCCGCAGAAGCACGCTAGAGACTTTGGTTGTCGATGTGGTTCTTGTGGCGAGACCATTTGATCAGATGAATTCTCAAGGTGGAAGAGAGCTTATCTGGAACTTCTCCGGGAAAGAGTATCACTCTGATCAAGATGATTGTGAAACCAAGAACGAGCAGATCATTGAGAGATGGGTTGTGCAGTATGATAATAGGAAGGTTAGGGAAAGGAGGTcaagtagtagtaataataataagctGAAAGTGATGTATAAGAAAGCAACTTTGCTTCTGAGATCACTCTTTGTGATGGTTAGGCTTTTACCTGCttacaagatcttcagagaACTTAACTCCTCTGGACAGATCTTCAAGTTCAAGCTTGTCCCTAAGGTTCCAACCATAGTTGAGCCATTTACTCGTAGAGAAGAAGCAGAGATGCACAAGTTTGCTTTCACACCGGTTGATACCATCTGCGGTAGGCTTTGCATGTCGGTGTTGTATCGATCTCTCTCGGATGTCAGTTGCAGCCAACACTCAGCTCCTGTGTCTCCGACGTTTATCACCGATTACGTTGGAAGTCCCTTGGCTGATCCTTTGAAAAGTTTCCCTTCTCTGCCTCTTTCTTATGGTTCGCCGCCGTTGATGTCGTTTCAGAGGCGTCATAGCTGGAGTTTTGATAGGTACAAGGCCTCTCCACCTTCGGTCTCTTGCTCACCGTCGCCTACACGGTCTGATTCACAAACGTTGGTTACTAATCCTTGTTCTCGTTGCCTTCCTCCTCATCCTTGTCAAGATTTTTCTCCTCCTTGTTCTCCTTCAGCACATGCACAAGCCTTCCCAAGAAGCATCACGCGTACTGAAAGTGCTCCAGTTAGGATTCCAGCTCCTAGTTTTGAGTCTAAACAGAACGTGGTGGTGGCACCTTCTTCTCATTTAAAGTTGTCGAGACATGCTTCTTTGAAGCCTGTGAGAAACACTGCTCCTGTTGAATCTGGAGCAGCGTTGGAGAAG atGCATATCTATGGTAGGGAAGACTTTAGGAGGAACTCTGGGGTGAAGCTATCTTCCAACAGCTCACCGAGGATATCATTTTCTAGAAGTTCAAGTAGATCATACCAAGATGGTTTTGATGATACTGATTTTCCTTGTCCATTTGATGTTGAGTATGACGAAATTACAGATTCTAGTAGTAGCAG ACCAGGCTCCTTGGACCAGAGGAGTGATATACATGAACCACCACCATTTGAGTCGAGCGGTTCGTACCCAAAAAAGTCACAAGATGCAGCAGTCGGTGCTCTAGTGAATATGCTGAAGAAAGCTCCACCTCTCAGACAAGACGTCTCTGAAACTTCCATACCTGAACTTTGTTGGAAGAACAACAAGAACAAACCTGGAGGGGGTCAGAAGATAGCAACGGCGTCAATGACAGCGTCAGGGATAGCTCTGGCGGCAAAGACAACAGCTGACGCGTTGGAAGAGCTGAGGTCTTACAAagaaatgaagaatgtgttgcTTAGCGAATCCacaaaggatttgtcctcacccTTTGCTGTTTCAGAATCTTGA
- the BNAC05G34360D gene encoding uncharacterized protein BNAC05G34360D: MPLYDCMLLFKPVIRKEGLIDLVARIGKHVYSKNGVLTEVKSFGKVELGYGIKKLDGRHYQGQLMQITMMATPNINKELHYLNKEDKLLRWLLVKHRDIKIGSSEMEDRLDESNRVTNRSLYDESSTDEDDDVLGLSR, from the exons ATGCCGCTGTACGACTGTATGCTTCTGTTCAAGCCAGTAATCAGGAAGGAAGGTCTGATCGATCTGGTTGCTCGCATCGGGAAACACGTTTACAGCAAAAATGGAGTTCTCACGGAGGTCAAATCCTTCGGCAAGGTCGAATTGGGTTACGGTATCAAAAAGCTCGACGGTAGACACTATCAG GGACAATTGATGCAGATAACAATGATGGCAACTCCAAACATTAACAAGGAGCTTCACTACCTTAACAAGGAAGACAAGCTCCTCCGCTGGCTCCTTGTTAAACACCGTGACATCAAGATTGGTTCATCCGAGATGGAAGACCGTCTGGACGAGTCTAACAGAGTTACTAATAGGAGCTTGTATGATGAGTCTTCTACGGACGAAGACGACGATGTCTTAGGCTTATCTCGATGA
- the LOC106446832 gene encoding putative 60S ribosomal protein L30-1: MVAAKKTKKSHEGINSRLALVMKSGKYTLGYKSVLKSLRSSKGKLILISSNCPPLRRSEIEYYAMLAKVGVHHYNGNNVDLGTACGKYFRVSCLSIVDPGDSDIIKSLPGDQ; this comes from the exons ATGGTGGCggcgaagaagacgaagaagtcCCATGAGGGAATCAACAGCAGACTAGCTCTTGTCATGAAGAGTGGAAAGTACACTCTTGGGTACAAATCCGTTCTCAAGTCCCTTCGCAGCTCCAAAG GTAAGTTGATTCTCATCTCTAGCAACTGCCCTCCGTTGAGGAGATCAGAGATTGAGTACTACGCCATGCTTGCTAAAGTTGGTGTTCATCACTACAATGGCAACAATGTCGATTTGGGAACTGCTTGTGGAAAGTACTTCCGTGTTTCATGTCTCAGCATCGTTGATCCAGGTGATTCCGACATCATCAAGTCGCTTCCTGGAGACCAGTGA